The Erythrobacter insulae genome window below encodes:
- a CDS encoding putative bifunctional diguanylate cyclase/phosphodiesterase, with translation MTDGERLTMLDELEQSGLGWFWATDADGNISYLSAAIADRLEIPLGDLLGKPLASVFSPIDRDGRTQSLSLMHGARKAFSGFAVRADSRPAGAVLRMSGQPVFSSGRKFTGFRGTSADITEEYYREAETAKLAKFDSLTGLSNRHRMAHQIETTLTAFKTAKRNCAIMMLDLDKFKQVNDTLGHAAGDELLKQVAERLRRSITHDCEIGRLGGDEFQVMIPDVDDRGVLGEIAMKIITMLKQPYSLDEGRCVIGASVGIAIAPHDGVSADAVVRSADLALYAAKNGGRGQYRFFSCDLENEAIFRRRLEEDLGTAVREKQLFLKYEPIVDAKTQKVAALEAHICWNHEKRGEIDEDEFASILDGSSHVLEVGRWAISEACRHAAYWPESVRIAVNVPVPLFNHSDFVEDVSKALDDADMPANRLDLEIKEAVFFGDTNQVDRTLARLFKVGVRLTLDEFGSGYSSLAYLRRAPFNAIKIDEQLLAEADRHDSRELGLVRAIVALSGALDMETIANGIESNLLLASLLDCGISYVEGPIFSDPVTHDTVQSELLGEGWTITPSGDRTKRARRRTVFRKIQVIHDDHSYEVTLRNLSRSGALIQGLADVPKGTQFVVDLGGGQLAVATVTRAMSDTQGLEFEQSLVDDGSGGLCTRNRVSPYALASAGAPLAALSSGDYKGMEGGLLGQGASVPQFAYAGGTAHEAA, from the coding sequence ATGACCGATGGCGAGCGATTGACAATGCTGGATGAACTTGAGCAATCCGGTCTCGGATGGTTTTGGGCGACAGACGCCGACGGCAATATTTCCTATCTTAGCGCAGCGATCGCAGACCGACTTGAAATCCCGCTCGGCGATTTGCTGGGCAAACCGCTTGCAAGCGTATTCTCTCCGATTGATCGCGATGGGCGTACTCAATCACTTTCGCTGATGCACGGTGCCCGAAAAGCGTTTTCGGGTTTTGCCGTGCGTGCCGATAGCCGTCCTGCAGGTGCTGTTCTGAGAATGTCGGGCCAGCCTGTTTTCTCCTCAGGCAGAAAATTCACCGGATTCCGGGGCACGAGCGCGGATATTACTGAAGAATATTACCGCGAGGCAGAAACTGCCAAACTTGCAAAATTCGATTCCTTGACCGGTTTATCGAACCGGCATCGGATGGCGCACCAGATCGAAACCACACTCACGGCGTTCAAAACGGCTAAGCGCAACTGTGCGATCATGATGCTCGATCTGGATAAGTTCAAGCAGGTGAATGACACGCTGGGCCATGCTGCGGGCGATGAATTGTTGAAACAGGTTGCAGAGCGTCTGCGGCGTTCGATTACCCATGATTGCGAAATTGGCCGGCTTGGCGGTGACGAATTCCAGGTGATGATTCCCGACGTGGATGACCGCGGTGTCCTCGGTGAAATCGCGATGAAAATCATCACGATGCTTAAACAGCCATATTCCCTTGATGAAGGCAGATGCGTGATCGGCGCGTCAGTCGGCATCGCGATCGCTCCGCATGATGGCGTAAGCGCAGATGCAGTCGTGCGTTCGGCCGATCTCGCCTTGTATGCCGCCAAAAATGGTGGACGCGGCCAATACCGGTTCTTTTCATGCGATCTTGAAAATGAAGCCATTTTCCGCCGCCGTTTGGAGGAAGATCTCGGAACGGCAGTCCGTGAAAAACAGCTGTTTCTCAAATATGAACCTATCGTCGATGCCAAAACCCAAAAGGTCGCAGCACTCGAGGCGCATATTTGCTGGAATCACGAGAAGCGCGGCGAGATCGACGAAGACGAATTTGCATCAATCCTGGACGGATCGAGCCACGTTTTGGAAGTCGGCAGATGGGCAATTTCCGAAGCATGCCGCCACGCGGCATATTGGCCGGAGAGCGTTCGGATCGCTGTCAATGTGCCCGTGCCGTTGTTCAATCATAGCGACTTTGTGGAAGATGTTTCAAAGGCATTGGATGATGCCGATATGCCGGCAAACCGTTTGGATCTTGAGATCAAGGAAGCGGTTTTCTTTGGCGACACCAATCAGGTTGATCGGACACTTGCACGCCTTTTCAAAGTTGGGGTGCGCCTTACGCTTGATGAATTTGGCAGCGGGTATTCCTCGCTAGCCTATCTGCGCCGGGCTCCATTCAATGCAATCAAAATTGATGAACAGCTGCTGGCAGAGGCGGATCGGCATGATAGCCGCGAACTGGGTTTGGTTCGCGCCATCGTTGCATTGTCGGGCGCACTCGACATGGAGACAATTGCGAACGGGATTGAAAGTAACCTGCTTCTCGCCTCCTTGCTTGATTGCGGCATCAGCTATGTCGAAGGTCCTATTTTCTCTGACCCTGTGACCCACGATACCGTGCAATCGGAGCTGCTGGGCGAGGGGTGGACAATCACCCCAAGCGGCGACCGTACCAAACGCGCGCGCCGCCGGACCGTATTCCGCAAGATTCAAGTTATCCATGATGATCACTCTTATGAAGTGACATTGCGCAACCTTTCGAGAAGCGGTGCTCTGATCCAGGGCTTGGCGGATGTGCCCAAGGGAACGCAGTTCGTTGTTGATCTTGGCGGAGGGCAGCTTGCTGTTGCCACGGTCACGCGCGCCATGTCTGACACCCAAGGGCTCGAATTTGAGCAATCGCTTGTTGATGATGGGTCGGGTGGTCTGTGTACCCGCAACCGAGTGTCACCATATGCGCTGGCTTCTGCGGGCGCTCCTCTGGCCGCGCTTTCGTCTGGCGATTACAAGGGTATGGAAGGCGGATTGCTTGGCCAAGGGGCCAGTGTTCCGCAATTTGCATATGCCGGAGGAACCGCGCACGAAGCAGCTTAA